One window of Phycisphaeraceae bacterium genomic DNA carries:
- a CDS encoding cob(I)yrinic acid a,c-diamide adenosyltransferase has translation MVKLNKIYTRTGDDGTTGLGTGTRVSKASLRVECYGTVDEAGAALGCAISACEQSSGICRDEIAPVLRSIGHDLFDAGADLCIPIDPKSNETEDGQLRITPQQTERLESLIDRFNAELDPLKSFVLSGGSPAASALHLARTIVRRAERLVVHLIHEEPVQTSPEVVRYLNRLSDLLFVLARVANDNGKNDVLWKPGTNR, from the coding sequence ATGGTCAAGCTCAACAAAATCTACACGCGAACGGGCGACGATGGCACAACCGGGCTTGGCACGGGGACGCGCGTGTCCAAAGCATCGTTGCGCGTCGAGTGCTATGGCACTGTTGATGAGGCCGGCGCAGCGCTCGGGTGTGCGATCAGCGCGTGCGAGCAGTCGTCCGGCATATGCAGAGACGAGATCGCGCCGGTACTGCGTTCGATCGGGCACGATCTCTTCGATGCGGGTGCCGATCTGTGCATTCCTATCGATCCAAAGTCGAATGAAACCGAAGATGGGCAACTCCGAATCACTCCGCAGCAGACCGAGCGTCTCGAGTCGCTGATCGATCGTTTCAACGCGGAACTCGATCCGCTGAAGTCGTTTGTGTTATCCGGCGGCTCTCCCGCCGCATCGGCGCTACATCTGGCGCGCACGATTGTCCGTCGCGCAGAGCGCCTCGTCGTCCACCTGATCCATGAGGAACCAGTGCAGACCAGCCCGGAGGTCGTGCGATATCTGAACCGACTGAGCGACCTGCTGTTTGTGCTCGCCCGCGTTGCCAACGATAATGGGAAGAATGATGTGCTCTGGAAACCGGGTACAAACAGATAG
- a CDS encoding prepilin-type N-terminal cleavage/methylation domain-containing protein, with amino-acid sequence MNRPCCINNAFQHARVRVHRAYTLVEMLLTVAILAIAATMVIPSMGDSDTLRVQAAIRVIVADLTFAQSDALAFQQRRAIVFNEATNSYAIYEVNGATLDQTNDLLDSNFGVGGQYIRNLNDNVYAGATISDIDFDYGGTLVFGSAILIFDELGGPVNSLQGDGASLGGYIEITGNDQTYRVNVDGYTGRITVQKMP; translated from the coding sequence ATGAACCGGCCATGTTGCATCAACAATGCATTCCAGCACGCACGCGTGCGCGTCCATCGTGCATACACGCTTGTTGAAATGTTGCTGACGGTTGCGATTCTTGCAATTGCAGCCACAATGGTAATCCCATCCATGGGTGACTCCGACACGTTGCGCGTGCAGGCTGCGATTCGGGTCATTGTCGCAGACCTTACCTTCGCGCAATCGGATGCTCTCGCATTCCAGCAGCGTCGTGCGATTGTGTTCAATGAAGCGACAAACAGCTACGCGATCTATGAGGTCAACGGTGCAACACTTGACCAAACAAACGATCTGCTCGATTCCAACTTTGGTGTTGGCGGGCAATACATCCGCAACTTGAACGACAATGTCTATGCGGGCGCAACGATAAGCGACATCGACTTTGACTACGGCGGCACGCTGGTGTTTGGCAGTGCGATCCTGATTTTCGATGAGCTTGGCGGCCCGGTGAACAGCCTGCAGGGTGACGGTGCCAGTCTTGGTGGATACATCGAGATCACAGGAAACGACCAGACATACCGCGTGAATGTTGATGGATACACGGGCAGAATCACTGTGCAGAAGATGCCGTGA
- a CDS encoding cysteine desulfurase: MTDPSMSAGPIDLDCNATTRPLSEVVQAMTHAMRDLHHNPSSLHKPGQSARAELERARAIVAELIHARPDEIVFTASATESIVSALASAVRQYARSGQACAVVTSKLEHAAVIESLQEIAKDTSIEIRYLDHNTQGSIDVQSLESCFASCEHEHLPVAIATVHAANNETGVVQPVREIAEICAKHNVLFHTDATQLIGKLPCDVQELGVDMLSFSAHKFHGPRGAGAMYVRKGMKLIPFLPGAQESGRRGGTENVPACIGASVACDHAKTWLADSTKRTERVQLREHLEQQLKAEIAGIVIHGGDLPDERRLWNTVNAAIPGAPAEQMLVMLSEQNICASAGAACSSGSIEPSRVISALGLSEDVLNSSIRFSFDRFTTKTEIDRAVPIITSCAARLRSFN, encoded by the coding sequence ATGACTGATCCATCGATGTCGGCTGGCCCCATCGATCTTGATTGCAACGCAACAACGCGCCCGCTGTCGGAAGTGGTCCAGGCGATGACGCATGCGATGCGCGATCTGCACCATAATCCCTCCAGTCTGCACAAGCCGGGACAGAGCGCCCGCGCAGAACTCGAACGCGCTCGCGCGATCGTTGCCGAGCTTATTCACGCGCGACCCGATGAGATTGTCTTCACTGCATCCGCGACGGAATCGATTGTGTCCGCGCTGGCAAGTGCAGTCAGACAGTACGCAAGATCCGGTCAGGCATGCGCAGTTGTGACAAGTAAGCTTGAACACGCTGCTGTCATCGAGTCGTTGCAGGAGATCGCAAAGGATACCAGCATCGAAATCAGATACCTGGACCACAATACACAGGGTTCGATCGATGTGCAGAGCCTGGAATCGTGCTTTGCGTCGTGTGAGCATGAGCATCTTCCCGTCGCGATTGCGACTGTGCATGCAGCGAACAACGAAACCGGCGTAGTTCAGCCTGTCAGAGAGATCGCTGAGATCTGTGCAAAGCACAATGTGCTGTTCCACACCGACGCGACACAGCTAATCGGGAAACTGCCGTGTGATGTGCAGGAACTTGGTGTCGATATGCTGAGCTTTTCTGCGCACAAGTTCCACGGTCCGCGCGGCGCAGGTGCGATGTACGTGCGAAAGGGCATGAAGCTGATTCCATTCCTCCCCGGCGCGCAGGAGTCCGGCAGGCGCGGCGGCACGGAGAATGTGCCCGCGTGCATTGGTGCATCGGTTGCCTGCGACCACGCGAAGACGTGGCTGGCAGATTCAACAAAGAGAACCGAGCGTGTGCAACTTCGTGAGCATCTGGAACAACAACTCAAAGCTGAAATAGCCGGTATCGTTATTCACGGAGGGGATCTGCCAGACGAGCGGCGGCTGTGGAACACGGTTAACGCAGCGATTCCAGGCGCGCCCGCCGAGCAGATGCTGGTCATGCTGTCAGAGCAGAATATCTGCGCTTCGGCTGGTGCTGCGTGCTCGTCCGGATCGATCGAGCCGTCGCGTGTCATCAGTGCGCTCGGTCTTTCCGAGGATGTGCTCAACAGCTCTATTCGGTTCAGCTTCGACCGCTTTACAACAAAGACAGAGATCGATCGTGCGGTGCCAATCATCACATCGTGCGCTGCAAGATTGCGTTCGTTCAACTGA
- the queA gene encoding tRNA preQ1(34) S-adenosylmethionine ribosyltransferase-isomerase QueA: MRHRITEQALMRTSELDYHLPEGCIATEPARPRDSAKLMVIRRSSPANIEHLAARDLPEFLSSGDILLSNRTTVLRARLEGFREGSTGRISGLFLGPSEDSTPGVWRALLKMNRAQPGKVVRLTDRNDQPSPYSLHLIEKLDDEPGGWIVNVHHNDVPLDPSKTTRVLDEVGRTPLPPYILATRNAHNEQSDDTRDAADYSTVFQQNKPDAHGSVAAPTAGLHFTQELLAKLHTKGIHQKHVTLHVGTGTFRTIETETVEDHPMHTEWCSMDRNTVNDVRSCDGLRVAIGTTTVRTLESYAAHMLQHNEVPASISTKLLITPGYEFKWTDALLTNFHLPRSTLLALVAAMLPGGIEQLKSLYEIAIENKYRFYSFGDAMLILP; the protein is encoded by the coding sequence ATGCGTCATCGCATCACAGAGCAAGCACTGATGCGAACAAGCGAACTGGACTATCACCTGCCCGAGGGCTGCATCGCAACCGAACCTGCGCGCCCACGTGATAGCGCAAAGCTGATGGTGATACGCCGGAGTTCACCAGCGAACATCGAACACCTCGCCGCGCGTGATTTGCCCGAGTTTCTCTCATCGGGCGACATACTTCTCTCAAACCGAACGACCGTGCTGCGCGCTCGACTTGAAGGATTCCGCGAGGGAAGCACCGGAAGAATCTCGGGGTTGTTCCTTGGACCAAGCGAGGACAGCACTCCCGGCGTGTGGCGGGCGCTGCTCAAAATGAATCGCGCCCAGCCGGGCAAAGTTGTTCGTCTGACAGATCGCAATGACCAGCCCAGCCCATACTCACTGCATCTGATCGAGAAACTCGACGATGAGCCGGGCGGCTGGATTGTGAATGTACATCACAACGACGTTCCACTTGATCCATCTAAAACCACGCGAGTGCTCGACGAGGTCGGCCGAACACCGCTCCCGCCCTACATCCTCGCGACGCGCAATGCCCACAATGAGCAATCGGACGACACGCGCGATGCGGCGGATTACAGCACCGTCTTTCAGCAGAACAAACCAGACGCGCATGGATCCGTTGCTGCGCCAACAGCCGGATTGCATTTCACGCAGGAACTGCTCGCGAAGCTCCATACAAAGGGAATACATCAGAAGCACGTCACACTGCATGTCGGCACGGGCACATTCCGAACGATTGAAACAGAAACAGTCGAAGATCATCCCATGCACACGGAATGGTGTTCGATGGACAGAAACACCGTCAACGATGTGCGGTCATGCGACGGGTTGCGGGTGGCGATTGGCACGACCACGGTGCGCACTCTTGAGAGTTACGCCGCTCACATGCTGCAACACAATGAAGTTCCCGCATCAATCTCAACGAAGCTGCTTATCACACCCGGGTACGAGTTCAAGTGGACCGATGCACTGCTGACAAACTTCCATCTGCCTCGATCAACACTGCTCGCGCTTGTCGCTGCAATGCTGCCGGGGGGGATCGAACAGCTGAAGTCATTGTACGAAATCGCGATTGAGAACAAGTATCGTTTTTATTCGTTCGGCGATGCCATGCTGATTCTGCCGTGA
- a CDS encoding SDR family NAD(P)-dependent oxidoreductase, with protein MRIDLTGKPIVITGAGTGIGRATALACARAGMPIVLGGRRLDKLQQVQQEIESTGGKAHAVQMDVTSTDDCDRCVQETIETFGSIYAVYANAGYGIEKSIVDTSDADFRAIFETNFWGTMHIMRPALAHMLKQRTGHVLLCSSAIGKIGVPYYGAYCATKAAQSIVGRAMRHELRSSGVHVTTVHPVLTKTDFAVVAQQLSNVDSRKADQMPNSLKQSPERIANATVRALHSPRTEVWTSLPTRWLFGLFNASPRIADIALDRFAMPKKK; from the coding sequence ATGAGGATTGATCTCACTGGGAAACCCATCGTGATTACCGGCGCAGGCACGGGCATCGGCCGCGCAACCGCGCTCGCCTGCGCTCGTGCCGGCATGCCCATCGTGCTCGGTGGGCGCAGGCTCGACAAGCTGCAGCAAGTGCAACAGGAGATTGAATCAACAGGCGGCAAAGCACACGCTGTGCAGATGGATGTCACGAGCACAGACGACTGTGATCGATGCGTGCAGGAGACCATTGAGACGTTTGGCTCGATATACGCGGTCTATGCGAACGCCGGATACGGCATCGAAAAATCAATCGTCGATACAAGCGATGCCGACTTCCGTGCGATCTTTGAGACCAACTTCTGGGGCACAATGCACATTATGCGCCCCGCACTGGCGCACATGCTGAAGCAGCGGACTGGGCACGTGCTACTTTGTTCAAGCGCGATCGGCAAGATCGGCGTTCCCTATTACGGCGCATATTGCGCAACCAAGGCAGCACAGTCCATTGTTGGAAGGGCCATGCGCCACGAGCTCCGCAGCAGCGGCGTGCATGTTACGACTGTGCATCCTGTTTTGACAAAGACAGACTTTGCTGTTGTTGCCCAGCAACTGAGCAATGTCGATTCCCGCAAGGCTGATCAGATGCCGAACTCGCTGAAGCAAAGCCCGGAACGTATTGCAAACGCGACCGTCAGAGCACTCCACTCACCGCGAACAGAGGTGTGGACAAGTCTGCCAACACGCTGGCTGTTTGGATTATTCAACGCGAGCCCGAGGATCGCCGATATTGCGCTGGATAGATTCGCGATGCCGAAGAAGAAATAA
- the ispF gene encoding 2-C-methyl-D-erythritol 2,4-cyclodiphosphate synthase, which yields MGQSETSTRFRIGHGYDLHRLVPVSDPAGGGKPLILGGIEISQEISPVAHSDGDALLHAITDALLGAIAGSDLGSLFPNTASENRDRPSVDFLVEALRRAADCNMRVANIDATIILESPKIGPMRDQIRAKLASMMSLEVHQVNVKGKTHEGLDSLGRREAVEVHVVVLMAYNAS from the coding sequence ATGGGCCAGAGCGAAACATCAACCAGATTCCGGATCGGGCACGGATACGACCTGCATCGGCTTGTGCCAGTCTCAGATCCTGCCGGCGGGGGCAAGCCGCTGATACTTGGTGGTATCGAGATATCCCAAGAGATCTCGCCTGTCGCCCATTCTGATGGGGATGCTCTGCTCCACGCGATCACGGACGCGTTGCTGGGAGCGATCGCTGGCTCCGATCTTGGCTCGCTGTTTCCGAATACCGCCAGCGAGAACCGCGACCGTCCCAGTGTCGACTTTCTGGTCGAAGCACTCAGGCGTGCAGCCGACTGCAACATGCGTGTTGCGAATATTGATGCAACGATCATTCTGGAGTCGCCGAAGATTGGACCGATGCGGGATCAGATCCGGGCAAAGCTCGCATCGATGATGTCGCTTGAAGTGCATCAGGTGAATGTCAAAGGCAAGACGCACGAGGGACTGGACTCGCTCGGTCGTAGGGAAGCGGTCGAGGTGCACGTGGTCGTGCTGATGGCGTACAACGCGTCATAG
- the recJ gene encoding single-stranded-DNA-specific exonuclease RecJ, translating into MPHAIQTQPQVDRGLTRRWLMRSADIGGISSELSRYPAIVQRVFTARGLHSADVLEPLLNPSLTQLHDPSRIPDLDRAAERLLRALDANERITIYGDYDVDGITAAATLFHTLRALKPDIDPSLVQTYLPHRVDEGYGINAEALTQIREQGTDVVVSVDCGITAVAEAEHARSLGLDLIITDHHNPPATLDEMPRAFAVVHPRRPDSDYPFGELCGAGVAFKLAWRLCTMRCGTDKVTDELRTLLVELLALTALGTIADIVPLVDENRAIAHFGLRRVKHSTFAGLRALVEASGLSRETVDEEHAGFAIGPRLNAAGRMGHAAEALELLTTATGDRATQIAKELTRVNDQRRREQQRIEQHARELVIEHNLADDQSRAIVLAHPDWHPGIIGIVCSRLVETFGRPTILMHQREDGMCAGSGRSIAGYNLHAGLCACANILDTFGGHDMAAGMKVNTDKFEAFRDVFLQHASDNIALDQLTPAIEIDCSATLAELTSHTVNQLLQLRPFGAHNPRVRILLEQVRVAGEPSRFGADGKHLRVNLRPADDSRHAMTIVGWNWGDHWQHFAPGHLIDAVIEPKISTWGGRSRIEPELCDVRVIG; encoded by the coding sequence GTGCCCCACGCGATACAGACACAACCCCAAGTCGATCGTGGACTGACCCGGCGCTGGCTGATGCGATCGGCTGACATCGGCGGCATTTCCAGCGAACTGTCACGATACCCAGCGATTGTCCAGCGAGTCTTTACAGCACGAGGTCTGCACAGCGCCGATGTGCTGGAACCACTGTTGAACCCATCGCTGACACAACTGCACGATCCATCTCGCATTCCCGATCTCGATCGCGCTGCCGAGCGTCTGTTGCGCGCATTGGATGCCAACGAACGTATCACGATCTATGGCGACTACGACGTTGACGGGATTACGGCTGCTGCGACATTGTTCCACACATTGCGCGCACTAAAGCCGGACATCGATCCATCGCTTGTGCAAACATATCTGCCCCATCGCGTCGACGAGGGGTACGGCATCAACGCGGAGGCGCTCACACAGATTCGCGAGCAAGGAACGGATGTGGTTGTCTCGGTCGATTGCGGAATCACAGCTGTAGCCGAAGCGGAACACGCACGATCACTCGGGCTCGATCTGATCATCACCGATCATCATAACCCGCCAGCCACACTCGATGAGATGCCGCGTGCGTTCGCGGTCGTTCATCCTCGCAGACCGGATTCTGATTATCCGTTCGGCGAGTTGTGCGGCGCGGGCGTTGCGTTCAAACTCGCGTGGCGACTCTGTACTATGCGTTGCGGCACGGACAAAGTCACCGATGAGCTGCGCACGCTGCTGGTCGAGCTGCTCGCACTGACCGCCCTTGGCACGATCGCGGATATTGTACCGCTTGTTGACGAAAACCGAGCGATCGCACACTTTGGATTGCGCCGCGTCAAGCACTCCACGTTCGCGGGGCTCCGCGCTCTGGTTGAGGCGAGCGGGCTATCACGCGAGACCGTCGACGAGGAACATGCGGGGTTCGCGATCGGACCAAGACTGAACGCTGCCGGACGCATGGGGCACGCAGCAGAAGCGCTCGAACTCCTCACCACCGCAACGGGCGATCGCGCAACGCAGATTGCAAAGGAACTCACGCGCGTCAACGATCAGCGCAGACGCGAGCAGCAGCGCATCGAGCAGCACGCTCGCGAGCTTGTAATCGAGCACAACCTGGCTGACGATCAATCGCGTGCGATTGTCCTCGCCCACCCGGACTGGCATCCGGGCATCATCGGCATCGTGTGCTCGCGTCTTGTTGAAACGTTCGGGCGCCCCACCATTCTCATGCACCAGCGCGAGGACGGCATGTGCGCCGGCTCTGGACGTTCCATCGCGGGGTACAACCTGCACGCGGGGCTCTGCGCGTGTGCGAATATCCTCGACACCTTCGGCGGGCACGACATGGCTGCTGGCATGAAGGTGAACACTGACAAGTTCGAAGCGTTCCGGGACGTGTTTCTCCAGCACGCCAGCGACAACATCGCGCTAGATCAGCTCACGCCCGCGATCGAGATCGATTGCAGCGCGACGCTGGCAGAACTCACATCGCACACGGTCAACCAGTTGCTGCAGCTTCGTCCTTTCGGTGCACACAACCCGCGCGTCAGGATTCTGCTGGAACAGGTGCGCGTCGCGGGAGAACCATCACGGTTCGGAGCAGATGGCAAGCACCTGCGCGTGAACCTGCGACCCGCCGACGATTCGCGCCATGCCATGACGATCGTCGGCTGGAACTGGGGCGATCACTGGCAGCACTTTGCGCCCGGTCATCTGATCGACGCGGTGATCGAACCGAAGATCTCGACGTGGGGCGGCAGATCACGCATTGAGCCTGAACTGTGTGATGTACGGGTTATTGGGTAA
- a CDS encoding serine/threonine-protein phosphatase gives MNILNLITFRKTKKQATPSLVTASAEFQHEFVHTTDRLLRKRFFWFYVVFAGILAIQVVTQVVVSVLAIGTDRAPDTTDVVVNTVLYLLQLCVCAGGIAAVKRLKMSREQMVRTSQIVLVLIVLFHMIASAVQDQAFEGNVWNSLMFFFLYHVVACLVLPWTPKQALTPAYAVLAIFAATEVVRLATGNVNPPWMIAFDLLSVFTVLPGLAICALRHSSRTKKFKMGFLQDRYADMRRELYGAQQIHESIFPDEVLEGDVQLRYEYQPMRQIGGDFLFIPPARKGDPKRTKTHVVMLDVTGHGIGAALTVNRLHGELERLYAENPDIEPDEVMRKMNRYIHLTLAIHSVYATGVAVSIDHEKSELKYASAGHPPSFLRGVDGTLEDLPSTGLLLGVSMAHDYLIEMRTHRFVPGDTLIAYTDGVIECRNDKNRMIGVDGLRQVLASKHNGTTYIETVTAMVDSHRAAVANDDDVLVVEVTRALQSEK, from the coding sequence ATGAATATTCTCAATCTTATAACCTTTCGAAAAACGAAGAAGCAGGCGACACCGTCGCTGGTAACCGCTAGCGCAGAGTTTCAGCACGAGTTTGTGCATACGACAGACAGACTCCTGCGGAAACGGTTCTTCTGGTTCTATGTCGTCTTTGCAGGGATTCTGGCTATTCAGGTGGTGACACAGGTTGTTGTCTCTGTCCTTGCGATAGGAACCGATCGAGCGCCCGACACAACAGATGTTGTTGTAAACACGGTGCTGTATTTGTTGCAACTGTGCGTGTGTGCTGGTGGCATTGCTGCTGTAAAGCGGCTGAAGATGTCTCGTGAACAGATGGTCAGGACAAGCCAGATCGTGCTCGTGCTAATTGTGCTGTTCCACATGATCGCAAGTGCTGTTCAGGATCAGGCATTTGAGGGGAATGTCTGGAACTCGTTGATGTTCTTCTTCCTTTATCATGTGGTTGCGTGTCTGGTGCTGCCATGGACGCCAAAGCAAGCACTCACGCCTGCCTACGCTGTTCTTGCAATCTTCGCCGCAACCGAAGTTGTGCGGCTTGCAACAGGAAATGTCAATCCGCCATGGATGATCGCTTTTGATCTTCTTTCAGTGTTCACTGTGCTGCCTGGCCTTGCGATCTGTGCATTACGTCATTCCTCGCGCACGAAGAAGTTCAAGATGGGCTTCCTGCAGGATCGGTACGCAGACATGCGTCGCGAACTCTATGGCGCGCAGCAGATCCATGAATCTATCTTCCCGGATGAGGTGCTCGAAGGCGATGTGCAGCTGCGCTACGAGTACCAGCCGATGCGCCAGATCGGTGGCGATTTTCTGTTCATCCCGCCCGCCAGAAAGGGCGATCCCAAACGCACGAAGACACACGTTGTCATGCTCGACGTGACCGGGCACGGCATTGGGGCTGCTTTGACGGTGAATCGATTGCACGGCGAACTCGAACGCCTGTATGCTGAGAATCCGGACATCGAGCCGGACGAAGTGATGCGCAAGATGAACAGGTACATCCATCTGACCCTTGCTATCCATTCGGTGTATGCAACAGGCGTTGCTGTCTCGATCGATCATGAAAAGAGCGAGCTGAAGTACGCGTCAGCGGGCCATCCGCCGTCATTCCTGCGTGGCGTTGATGGTACGTTGGAAGACCTGCCATCGACCGGGCTGCTGCTGGGTGTCAGCATGGCTCATGACTACCTTATCGAGATGCGCACACATCGGTTTGTGCCGGGTGACACGTTGATCGCCTACACCGATGGTGTGATCGAGTGCAGGAACGACAAGAATCGGATGATCGGTGTGGATGGGTTGCGTCAGGTGCTCGCGAGCAAGCACAACGGCACAACCTATATCGAGACAGTGACTGCGATGGTTGACTCGCATCGCGCAGCGGTTGCGAACGACGACGACGTGCTCGTTGTTGAGGTCACGCGCGCGTTGCAATCAGAAAAATAA
- a CDS encoding TetR/AcrR family transcriptional regulator, with protein sequence MTRLPAAKRREQLLDCAAEVFSEFGYARATTSQLAKAAGVTEPIIYRHFKSKRDLFVALIKRTGDDTIVQWEEDLADAKNHVERLRMLLADNPMVDPRGATAYRVIIQAMTEVEDEMIHAAVSEHMNRLHTFLTNELVKGQEEGIVVTRVSADVIGWMLIDIALGYGVSAALRIPGHDREGMGSAIQSIIARMMFRKEALQMLPDVAKPPEVQDND encoded by the coding sequence ATGACTCGATTGCCCGCAGCCAAAAGGCGAGAACAACTGCTCGATTGTGCAGCAGAGGTGTTCTCTGAGTTCGGGTATGCTCGCGCGACGACATCGCAGCTTGCCAAGGCTGCAGGTGTGACCGAGCCGATTATCTATCGCCACTTCAAGTCGAAGCGGGATCTGTTTGTTGCGCTGATCAAACGCACAGGCGACGACACCATCGTGCAATGGGAAGAGGATCTTGCCGACGCGAAGAACCACGTGGAACGCCTGCGCATGCTGCTGGCGGACAACCCGATGGTCGATCCTCGCGGCGCAACAGCGTATCGCGTTATTATCCAGGCGATGACCGAGGTCGAGGACGAGATGATCCACGCAGCGGTCTCGGAGCACATGAACCGGCTGCACACCTTCCTGACAAACGAACTCGTGAAGGGGCAGGAAGAGGGCATCGTCGTGACGCGCGTGTCGGCGGATGTCATTGGATGGATGCTGATCGATATTGCACTCGGGTATGGTGTCAGTGCAGCGCTGCGGATTCCAGGCCACGATCGCGAGGGCATGGGCTCAGCGATCCAGTCCATCATCGCACGCATGATGTTCCGCAAGGAAGCACTCCAGATGTTGCCCGACGTGGCAAAGCCACCGGAAGTGCAGGACAATGACTGA
- a CDS encoding prepilin-type N-terminal cleavage/methylation domain-containing protein → MNRSVVRKQARKAFTLVEILIVVVILGILAAIVIPQFTDASDQANAASQDSMVQTLQSQVELYRAQTGAYPADLAALVTAGYMRSVPNNPVTGAAYTYTAATGLVAP, encoded by the coding sequence ATGAATCGTAGTGTTGTTCGCAAGCAGGCCCGCAAGGCCTTCACCCTCGTCGAAATTTTGATCGTTGTGGTCATCCTCGGCATTCTTGCCGCGATCGTGATCCCGCAGTTCACAGACGCGTCTGATCAGGCAAACGCAGCCAGTCAGGACTCCATGGTCCAGACACTTCAGTCGCAGGTCGAGCTCTATCGCGCACAGACCGGCGCATATCCCGCCGATCTTGCTGCCCTCGTGACCGCTGGTTACATGCGTTCGGTTCCGAACAACCCCGTTACTGGCGCTGCGTACACCTACACAGCTGCCACCGGTCTGGTTGCTCCGTAA